The genomic window AACTTACCGTTCAACGCATACAAATATTTTGTAGGTTGGTCTACCGGTCTCACCGAATAACCGGCATCCAACTTCGTGATATAAAATTTGAAGTTATTTATACCTCCAAGGCAAACATCTTCCTTAGCTTCTGCCGCAACAACCACATTCTTTCCGTTTACAGTTGTATTGATCGTATCGACACCTGCTAAAGTAGCCGGACGGAAAATGGCTTTAACATCTGTATTCTGATCAGCTTCAGCTCCATAAGTACCTTCCAAACCATAGTTCTCGTCATAAGTAAACTTAGCTTGAGCCTCATTCCAATAACGTAATGAGTCTTGAGCGAAATACAAGAAATTTCTTACCGGAGCAACGGAGTCACCTTCAGCGATACCTTTAGAGATATAGAAAGAAGGAAGCTCTGCCTTGCTATCCGCCGTATCCAACCAGAAAGTCAAACCCTCCGCGCCAATGATACCCTCAAGGATACCATTCTTATTTTCCTTCAAGGAGATCGAACCTTCCTCACTATCCAATGTCGCATGTCTCGGAACAGCATCCAAGCTAGCACCCATCTGGAAGAAATCTACCACTACTTTCGCATAATCCGCCTTTTCCGCACCAACTAGATCTTCATCGAAGCTAGGAGTATTCACATCCACTTTCAACATTTTAGCGTCAGGCTTGACAACTTCATTATAATTATCGGCAGCCTCGTCAGCGTCAAGAGCCTCATCCAAGCAGATTACGGAATAAGTGCCGTCAACATTCTTCTTGAATACCAAGCGAGAAAGATAGTCCGCTTTCTTATCGTTGTAATCAACCAACTTATAGTCGGAACTCTCATGCTTCAAACCCTTCTTATCGTCAACCAAATAGTAAGCTTGAATAGTCAACATATCCGCTTTCTTCTTAGCCACCTCGTCATCCTTCAAATAGATGTACTCAACATTATTTTTAACAGCCTCTGCCTTCTCCAAGCTCCAAGCGTAGCTCTTAGCGGCATCACTTACCGGCTCAAATTTAGAACCATCGGTATTATAGTTCATATACACTTTCTCTACGGCAACAGAGGACTCGCCATTAAATACCAACTGAGCCTTTTGCTTCAATTGAGCGTCAGAAAGAGCCAAGAAGCCATCATTAGCGCTTACGGCAACTAATTTGATATTCTCGGCAGGAATATCACCAACCGAAGTCTTTACGGCTTGATAAATTCCAGCCTTGTCTGTCTTATACAAATTAGCATTAAACGTTTCATTCGTCTCAAGATTCTTAAACGTAACAGCACCGGAACCCTGCATACTTACAATTACCCATTGTGCAACAGGAGCCTTCAAGTCAACCTTAGCAGGAGCCAAAGCCTCGTTAGAGAAAGAAGCGGTAGCACGAGCCTCTTCAGTTTTCGCATACGTAGAAACCAAATATTTACCATACAAAGACTCACCTTCTTCACCATCGGCAGGTTTAGTTCCTGTGAAGTAGATATTATAGATAGCGGCACCGTCAGTCTTCAACAGATCAGAAGCCTTTGCCCATGTATTTCCTGTAGTCTGGGCCAAGGAAAGCTTATCAGTGGAACCCTTCGTAGTGATATAAGTCTTCAAACCACCAGTGGTCAAGGAATAAGCTCCTACATAAACAGTTAACTCTGAACCAAAGTTCTCATCTGTGCCCTTCGTTACCTTCACACCTGTCATCTTGATCGTATATTGACCAGCCTTGTTTGCCAAGTCATCTTCAGAAACACCATAGATAGCGTTCATGAAAGCGATCTTACCGTCTTTCTTAACATTGGTAGCGTTCAGTTTCTCGCCCTTTACGGTAGTGAAACCGAAACCCTCACCTTTAGCAGCATCCAAGCTCGTGATACCGAAAGTAGCGTTCGGGTTCAATACGATGAAAGTAGCGGCTTTCAAGTTATCTGCGGTTACACCACCCTCCTTAGCCAACTTCAAACCAGCGGCGTTAGCTACAACGAAACACTCGCCGGAAACCTCAGTCTCACCTAACTCCAATGTAGAATTAACAGTAGAAGCGTCGATAGCGAACATCTGCTCTCCAAACGGATTCACGTCAGCCTCGGAAGCGGCGTTCGGGAATTTAAAAGAGAACCCCTTACCGGAAAGATTGCTGTTCAAATCACTAGAGGTTGTTCCTTTTTTAGCGATAAGCATTTTTGCTACATTTGCGGCAGTAGCCATATCATAAGCCAAAGGTTTACCTCCTAATGTAATTTTATCATCATTATAGTTATCATCGGTATTATTGTCATCATAAGTAAACCAACAATAACCTTTCTTCACATCATCCTCGCTAGCGGCCTCAACAAACGTGGATCCTTCCTTACCATAAACCACCTTTCCAGCAGCGTCTACCAGTTTAAACATCAATTTACCATTCTCGGTCTTTACGCCTGTAACCGTGAAGACACCAGCTTCGCTTTCTGTAACGGTATTCGCAAACTTATAAGCAGCGTCCGTCACTTTCGCTGATTTCAAGAAAGATGTACCCTCTTCATTTCCCAAATAGACTTTCAGACCTTCTGTTGGCTTAGCTTCCTTCTGAGAATAAGTAGTTCCATCCGCAGCAAACGCCACACCTGCCATAAGCAAGAACGACGCAAACATAGTAGAAATTCTCTTGTTCATAATCTCTAATTTAAATATTAATAATAGTGTTAATTAAATATCTCTCAACTCTTTAATTATCCTTCGCCATACCAAAACGACTAGTCTAGACCATCATTTAGATCTTGCGTTTTTGAAGAGAGAAAACGGGAGGTTTGTTTACGGAATCGGTTGTTTCGTAAAGGATAGGCTATCCTATTGATAAGAAAGCGAATAAGGGATGAAAAAAATAGCTCGGAAGGGTTGCAGGTATCAAAGAAACGCGTACCTTTGCAAATGACGAATTAAAACGATCGTTTATACTAGCCGTTTTATTAGATAAATCAGTCCTTGATATTATTGGTATGTATTACTAAAGCCTATTCATATACATCATATTCTTTAATGTACGTGTACATATATAATATAATTTCCAAAAATCCTCCTCTAGGTTAACGCATACTTGATTTCGCAGGCCGTAGAAGGCTTTCCAAGTGATCAGTTATTCACTTCCCGAGCCGTTAGTTAGCGGCTATATATAGCCGCTAGTTATTCATTCGACAAGCCGTTAGTTATTCACTTCAGCAGCCAATGGCACTCTATCAAACAGCTAGGCCTCCCTACTCCGATAAACAATCGTGCCCCAAAAGACTTTGAACTCACAGAGCATGCACCGATAAGTCGGCACTAAGCAACCATTAACAGAAATAATGGCTAAAATAGGCTGGAATGACCGCACTAAATTCAAACGGAAATATATCAATTTTAATCTATTGTCATGATTTAAGGCTATCCCCCATGAATATCGGATGAGTCGGAATTTCTACTGCCTCATTGTTTTAGGAAAGTGATAAAGAGCAAAAAAAGGAGTTAAGCCATAGACTTAACTCCTTTTCTCTCAGCTTTAGTCGGGATGACTGGATTCGAACCAGCGACCACACGCCCCCCAGACCGATACAGACAGTCAAGCGAGCAGCATCCAAATGCTCGTCTTTCGAGCAGAAAACTATGGTTTTATGCGGGATTACACTAGTATTCCCCTATTTCCTCTCGAAGAAATAGGAGAAAACAGCAAAAGAAAAAAAATAACATACTAATAATCAAATAGATATTTTTCACATAAATCTATCGCTAATTGCTTTAGCTTGCATAAGCAAGCCTTTATTATTTTAGGAATATTTTAGGAAAGAAAACATAGATCAGCCCATAAATAGCTAAAAGTTAAATATTACTAACAAGGTATCACAACTATAACTCATTTAAAGCAATCATATAAAATCGGCTCATTATTTTTGCGGTATAAACTTTAAAATAATAGAATCATGGCAACATTGAAAATAGTGCTTCATACAGCGAATCTAAGAAAGGATGGTACTTATCCTGTATCACTAAGAGTTATCAAGTACATGAAAACAAAATACTGCTCTACAGGGTTATATGCACATCTAAGCGAATGGGATGAAAGAGCGGAGCGTTTTGTTAACAACAAGAAAATCTGTCCAATGAACAAAGAATACAATGCAAGAATTATTGAATTAGTAGCAAGGGCACAAGCGGTTATCCTTCAATTCGATCGGGATGGTATAGATTGGACGCTTAATCAATTCGAAGAAGAATTTACCCATAAAACAAAAAAGGGGAAATTTTTAGATTACGCCAACAAGATCATAAAGAATTTGAAAGAGACTGGGCACAATACCACTAGTAAAATATATGAAGCGGTTATTCACAACTTATCATTATTTGATCCCAAACTAAAGAGTAGGCTGTTGCAAGAAATAGACATAAAATACATCCATGCCTACAATTCCTTTATGGAAAAACGAGGATGGGTCGGTAATACGAGGTTACATGAGATGAAAACTTTAAGAGCCATATTGAATCGAGCTATATTGGAAAAAGAGTGCACCGCCAATTTTTATCCTTTTGGGAAAGGAGGATTCCCTATCTCCTCTTTAGCGGAGGAGACACGCAAAAGGTATCTCTCTGAGGAATCGCTCAAAAAACTGATAGGCACAAAATCGAATAACAAGAAAAACGAGGAGGCCAGACTTCTATTCATTTTCTCCTATCTATGTTTCGGCATGAGCTATGTAGACATGGCTAACTTGAAAAAAGATAATATCATTACAGAAAACGGGAAAGAGTATATTATATATAAACGACATAAGACTGAGCATAACAAAAACGCAAAATTCATTAAAATACCTCTAGGCAAAGACCTAAAGGAAATACTCGAGTGGTTCTTTAACAACAGCAAGCTATTAGGCGACCATATACTTCCATTGATGACAATAGATTGTACTGGGGACAAATTATACGATCATTTACAAAGAAGACGTGCGAAATACAACAATTACCTTAAACGTTTGGCTACAGAATTTGAGCTGCCAGAGAAGATCACAAGCTATGTGAGCCGTCATTCGATGGCTATGACATTACAAGATGATGGAACACCAAGGGAGATCATCAGCCAAATCATGGGACATAAGGACTTGAAAACGACGAATGTCTATCTAGACAGCTTTGGTAATGAGAAAATTGAAGAAGTTACGAATAAATCTCTCTATAAAAATAGAATAGCATTATGAGAATAGCGGCTTATGAAAATTTCATCACTAAATTATTGATGAATAACAAATGCATGGATATAAATGAGATCGATAAGTATATTCTCCGAACGACCTCTAATAATTACAATCTAGTAAAAAAACAACTAGATAGAACAAACAAGCTGTTAGAAGAAAGATACGAGCGATACGGATGCCTAACAGAAGAAGATAATGTAGAGGCATTAAAGAAAGGATATTACGATCTTGGGAAAATTGGATTAACTTTGGAAGAAATAAGAAAGAAAATTGCTAAATTCCAGATAGATAAAGAATCCCCAATGGGTATTCAGATCGAGAAGGACTGGAATTTCGCAACATTCTTATTACAAGATCTTTTGCAATTAGAGAATATGAATCTAATAACTTATTCAAGGCTATTAGAAGAGAGATTATCAGAACTATCTAAAAATAAGACAAATAAAAAGACCTATAATAAGCCTAACAACAAAGAAACAACAATAAAAACAAATAGCCCAACTACTAATTCTAGTGACATCATGACTATTGATGAGATCTGCGCATTATTACATCTATCAAAAAGTAAGATCTATCACATGGCTTGTGCACATGAGATACCTCATCACAAACTAAACCCTAGTAAAAAAGGGCGACTGTATTTCTTTCGTTCAGAAATAGAAGAGTGGCTAAGAAATAAACGCATTAGAACTGTCGATGAGTTCTTATTACAATTCGAAAATTAATAATAATAAGATAATAAGATAAGAATCATCAATGATTTATTGATTTCTATTGATCTATAATATTATATATAAAGATAGAAAGGAGTAAGAAATATGTATGATAGTATTCATTTAGTGATAAAGGAGAGCGATTTGGACTCTCCTTTATCCTTTTTAGAGGAGATTCCATGTAAGATTGATCTAGATAAAAGGAAATGCACTCAGTATAGTGTTTTTGGTCATATAGAAAAGATGAGTGTCATGGTCTACGGTGCCACTCTCTCTATTTTGGGAAGTCTATCTACTTGGAATAAGGGGAATAATATCTATGGGATAGAGTTCAAAGATATAAAAAATGCGATTGATTCTTTGGGGAAGTGCCTTGGTGTCCCTCTAGATAAAGCCATCGTTAAAAGGATCGATGTCGGCCAATCTTTTAAAATGGATTTTCTCCCCCATCTCTATTATCCTAGCTTATATCATCTAAATAAGTTTGGAAGATCTGATCTAAAAGTTACTTCTTTATATTTCGGGAAAAAAAGTAAAAAAGAAGATGGCGGTAATTTAGCTCTTGTCTTCTATGACAAGAATGCGCAGCTAAGGAAAAAGGGGGATAGCTATCCGTTGGTACAAAAGTCTCTCAATTTATTGAGGTATGAATTTAGGATAAAGGATACAAAAACTTATTTTAGGCGTGATATACGTTGTTTTGAATTGTTTTCAGCGGATTTCTATCGGAATGTGATTCATTTATGGTATAGCATGTATTGCGATATTGATAAACGGCTAGAAATACTTGAGGAGCTTTATAATCCTAAATTCAATGGAGTAAATGAACTGAATGATTCTTGCGTAGCTTTATGTATCCATGCATTTGATATAGAAAAAGCTATCGAGATAGCTTCGGAGAAAGGAATGATTACGCCGCAAAATAAACACAATGTCCTAAAAAGGGTAAAAAAGATAAAGGAAGGGCTGGTTAATTTAAATCTGGGACCTTCCTTGATCGATGAATTGAGCGAGAAAATAGAGGCCGAATATAAAAGACAGCTTGAGGAGCTGGAAAAATACAACGATTCATTGCCTAGTTAAAGAAAATATATACTTTTGTTCTGTCCGTAAGGAACGGGCAGGGCGTTTAAGATATTATCCCTATTGTTTGGAATCTGGACAATTTCAAAATATGATGGGGTTAATAGGCGGCAACGTCCACGTTTTGTATATACATGCTTCTCAAAGCCATGTAGATATAGGCGTGGACTGTTACGTTTATCCATCATATTGGGCAGTCCAGAGCCTCAAACATAGGATAAACTAGCAGTTCCACGCTCCTTATTTGTAACCTTCCCCTTTGGAGCTGAGAGGAAATTCACTGTATTACTCGTAATTATCAAATCTACAGATAAGTATAAAGGTCGCACTTTTATCTGTAAGCTCCTACTATAAGACTAGAAAAATCAGATAATTTTGTTTTGGTAGGAGGAGTATATAAGATGATTACCAGGTAATACGTTGATTAATGCTATTATTTCAGTATGAGAAACATGGATGAGGAAAACTATGGCATAGTCTATGCCTTGACCAACCCCGCTATGCCAGGGCTTGTAAAGATCGGTATGACCTCAAAGCTAGAGATCGATCAAAGAAAAAATCAGTTGTATTTCGGTAGCAGTGGGGTACCATTGCCTTTTGAATGCGTATACGCATGTAAGGTAAAGGACTTCGAGAAAACAGAGAAAGCGCTTCATATCGCTTTTGCTCCCCACCGGATCAATCCTAATCGGGAGTTCTTCAAGATGGAAGTAGAAAGGGTAATCGCTATATTAGAGCTATTGGGGCCTAACAACGCTATCAAAGAGGTGGAAGAGGATTTAGAGGCGGGAATAAGCGATCAGGAAAGGTCTGCGAGAGAGAGCATGAAGAAAAGAGCGCCTTTTAGTTTTGAGAGAATGATGATCCCTGTCGGTGCCAAGCTAAATTACAGGGATGACGACAGCATAGAGATCGAGGTGGCAGAAAAAAACAAAGTGATATACAATGGTGAGACCATGTCTTTAACCGCAGTGACAAGATTATTTAAACCTTATGTTGTTCATCCTACCCCTTATTGGACTTATGAGGGCAATAAACTCTCTGATCTCTGGGAGATTTCATTAGGAGAATGTTGCTCTGAGGAATAATTGGGCTGATCTTTATTCCATAAAAAGAGTATATCTATTAAAACAATCATTATGGAAAAAGATCTTGAAAGGAGAATTGTCATAGAGCGCCTAAAAAAGGCGGGGATAGACGATGAAAGAGCCAAGGAGTTCCTTCAAGTAATCCCCGCAAAAGAGGCGTATGAGAATCTACGCAGGAATGAGATCCTAAAGAGAGTGATCGCCGAGATCGGTTTGAAAGAGGTTGAGAAAGGGGCGAAAAGAATGGGAGTGACTATCGATGAGTTTGCCAAGGAGTTCGACCGAGGGGATTATACAGGTAGTTTACAAGTGTTATCTAAAAAGGATTAACATGATAACTGAAATATTCGGAGCAAAATAAATACTGGTTATTAACAAGGAAAAACGACTAAAAACATGGAAGATAATAAGCTTTTAAGATATGAGGCAGAAAAGAAAAGCCTGATAATCGCATTCGTCTTGACATTCTTCTTTGGGCCCTTTGGCCTATTATATACATCTTTCTGGGCGATGTGCGCAATGCTTTTCATCCTATTCCTAATTGTTGCTGCTGGAGGCTGGGCTGGAATACTAGCCTTGGGGCTAGGAGGATCCCTTATTTATTGGGGTATATGTGTCATTATAGGGGTATTTTCCGCAAACTCTCATAATCAAGAACTATTAAGAAAGATCATGAATGAGGGACAAATAACGAATAAAGAGAAAACCCTAAACGCAGAGATTAGACCTATAATAAATAAAGAGA from Parabacteroides distasonis ATCC 8503 includes these protein-coding regions:
- a CDS encoding helix-turn-helix domain-containing protein — protein: MRIAAYENFITKLLMNNKCMDINEIDKYILRTTSNNYNLVKKQLDRTNKLLEERYERYGCLTEEDNVEALKKGYYDLGKIGLTLEEIRKKIAKFQIDKESPMGIQIEKDWNFATFLLQDLLQLENMNLITYSRLLEERLSELSKNKTNKKTYNKPNNKETTIKTNSPTTNSSDIMTIDEICALLHLSKSKIYHMACAHEIPHHKLNPSKKGRLYFFRSEIEEWLRNKRIRTVDEFLLQFEN
- a CDS encoding phage/plasmid replication domain-containing protein, translated to MYDSIHLVIKESDLDSPLSFLEEIPCKIDLDKRKCTQYSVFGHIEKMSVMVYGATLSILGSLSTWNKGNNIYGIEFKDIKNAIDSLGKCLGVPLDKAIVKRIDVGQSFKMDFLPHLYYPSLYHLNKFGRSDLKVTSLYFGKKSKKEDGGNLALVFYDKNAQLRKKGDSYPLVQKSLNLLRYEFRIKDTKTYFRRDIRCFELFSADFYRNVIHLWYSMYCDIDKRLEILEELYNPKFNGVNELNDSCVALCIHAFDIEKAIEIASEKGMITPQNKHNVLKRVKKIKEGLVNLNLGPSLIDELSEKIEAEYKRQLEELEKYNDSLPS
- a CDS encoding DUF6383 domain-containing protein, whose product is MNKRISTMFASFLLMAGVAFAADGTTYSQKEAKPTEGLKVYLGNEEGTSFLKSAKVTDAAYKFANTVTESEAGVFTVTGVKTENGKLMFKLVDAAGKVVYGKEGSTFVEAASEDDVKKGYCWFTYDDNNTDDNYNDDKITLGGKPLAYDMATAANVAKMLIAKKGTTSSDLNSNLSGKGFSFKFPNAASEADVNPFGEQMFAIDASTVNSTLELGETEVSGECFVVANAAGLKLAKEGGVTADNLKAATFIVLNPNATFGITSLDAAKGEGFGFTTVKGEKLNATNVKKDGKIAFMNAIYGVSEDDLANKAGQYTIKMTGVKVTKGTDENFGSELTVYVGAYSLTTGGLKTYITTKGSTDKLSLAQTTGNTWAKASDLLKTDGAAIYNIYFTGTKPADGEEGESLYGKYLVSTYAKTEEARATASFSNEALAPAKVDLKAPVAQWVIVSMQGSGAVTFKNLETNETFNANLYKTDKAGIYQAVKTSVGDIPAENIKLVAVSANDGFLALSDAQLKQKAQLVFNGESSVAVEKVYMNYNTDGSKFEPVSDAAKSYAWSLEKAEAVKNNVEYIYLKDDEVAKKKADMLTIQAYYLVDDKKGLKHESSDYKLVDYNDKKADYLSRLVFKKNVDGTYSVICLDEALDADEAADNYNEVVKPDAKMLKVDVNTPSFDEDLVGAEKADYAKVVVDFFQMGASLDAVPRHATLDSEEGSISLKENKNGILEGIIGAEGLTFWLDTADSKAELPSFYISKGIAEGDSVAPVRNFLYFAQDSLRYWNEAQAKFTYDENYGLEGTYGAEADQNTDVKAIFRPATLAGVDTINTTVNGKNVVVAAEAKEDVCLGGINNFKFYITKLDAGYSVRPVDQPTKYLYALNGKLGFTSDTSKALPVTVGEGNPTSNESIDNSASSSVVVIGNAGSVTIQGAQGETAYVRNLLGMPLAETVVTSDNATIAVPAGIVLVTVGDETVKVVVK
- a CDS encoding GIY-YIG nuclease family protein, which gives rise to MRNMDEENYGIVYALTNPAMPGLVKIGMTSKLEIDQRKNQLYFGSSGVPLPFECVYACKVKDFEKTEKALHIAFAPHRINPNREFFKMEVERVIAILELLGPNNAIKEVEEDLEAGISDQERSARESMKKRAPFSFERMMIPVGAKLNYRDDDSIEIEVAEKNKVIYNGETMSLTAVTRLFKPYVVHPTPYWTYEGNKLSDLWEISLGECCSEE
- a CDS encoding site-specific integrase, yielding MATLKIVLHTANLRKDGTYPVSLRVIKYMKTKYCSTGLYAHLSEWDERAERFVNNKKICPMNKEYNARIIELVARAQAVILQFDRDGIDWTLNQFEEEFTHKTKKGKFLDYANKIIKNLKETGHNTTSKIYEAVIHNLSLFDPKLKSRLLQEIDIKYIHAYNSFMEKRGWVGNTRLHEMKTLRAILNRAILEKECTANFYPFGKGGFPISSLAEETRKRYLSEESLKKLIGTKSNNKKNEEARLLFIFSYLCFGMSYVDMANLKKDNIITENGKEYIIYKRHKTEHNKNAKFIKIPLGKDLKEILEWFFNNSKLLGDHILPLMTIDCTGDKLYDHLQRRRAKYNNYLKRLATEFELPEKITSYVSRHSMAMTLQDDGTPREIISQIMGHKDLKTTNVYLDSFGNEKIEEVTNKSLYKNRIAL